The following proteins are encoded in a genomic region of Prionailurus viverrinus isolate Anna chromosome E3, UM_Priviv_1.0, whole genome shotgun sequence:
- the SLC12A9 gene encoding solute carrier family 12 member 9 isoform X2, whose product MASENSPLLAYRLLGDEGVAFSANGAGGPGGASARKLSTFLGVVVPTVLSMFSIVVFLRIDSARSSGLQVLPQGYGWNLLYGSLLLGLVGGVCTLGAGLYARASFLTFLLVSGSLASVLVSFVAVGPRSIPLNPRPGPNGSSLPPQVGHFTGFNSSTLKANLGGGYSKDYTTGAMMNFASVFAVLFNGCTGIMAGANMSGELKDPSRAIPLGTIVAVAYTFFIYTLLFFLSSFTCDRTLLQEDYGFFRAISLWPPLVLIGIYATSLSASMSSLIGASRILHALAQDDLFGVILAPAKVVSRTGNPWGAVLYSWGLVQLVLLAGKLNTLAAVVTVFYLVAYAAVDLSCLSLEWASAPNFRPTFSLFSWHTCLLGVASCLLMMFLISPGAAGGSLLLMGLLSALLTARGGPSSWGYVSQALLFHQVRKYLLRLDVRKDHVKFWRPQLLLLVGNPRGALPLLRLANQLKKGGLYVLGHVTLGDLDCLPSDPVQPQYGAWLSLVDRAQVKAFVDLTLSPSVRQGAQHLLRISGLGGMKPNTLVLGFYDDAAPQDHFLTDPAFSEAADGTQEGGSPALSTLFPPPRAPGSPRALSPQDYVATVADALKMNKNVVLARACGALPPERLSRGSGGTSQPHHVDVWPLNLLRPRGGPGYVDVCGLFLLQMATILGMVPAWHSARLRIFLCLGPREAPGAAEGRLRALLSQLRIRAEVQEVVWGEGAGSGEPGEEEEGDFVNGRRGDAEAEALAGSANALVRAQQGRSRGEGPSGPEGGDGEGGPATALTFLYLPRPPADPARYTRYLALLEILTRDLGPTLLIHGVTPVTCTDL is encoded by the exons CACCTTCCTGGGTGTGGTGGTGCCCACGGTCCTGTCCATGTTCAGTATAGTTGTCTTTTTGAGAATTG ACTCCGCAAGGTCCAGTGGGCTTCAGGTCCTGCCCCAGGGCTACGGCTGGAACCTGCTCTATGGCTCCCTGCTGCTGGGCCTTGTGGGTGGGGTCTGCACACTGGGGGCTGGCCTCTATGCCCGAGCCTCCTTCCTCACATTCCTGCTGGTGTCTGGATCCCTGGCCTCTGTGCTGGTCAGCTTTGTGGCTGTGGGACCTAGGAGCATCCCCTTGAACCCTCGGCCTGGCCCCAATGGCTCCTCCCTGCCGCCCCAGGTTGGCCACTTCACTGGCTTCAACAGCAGCACCCTGAAGGCCAACTTGGGTG GTGGCTACTCCAAGGACTATACCACGGGGGCCATGATGAACTTCGCCAGTGTCTTTGCTgtcctttttaatggctgcacgGGCATCATGGCGGGGGCCAACATGTCAG ggGAGCTGAAGGACCCCAGCCGGGCCATTCCCCTGGGCACCATTGTCGCTGTCGCCTACACCTTCTTCATCTACAccctgcttttcttcctctccagctTCACCTGTGACAG GACCTTGCTGCAGGAGGACTATGGGTTCTTCCGCGCCATCAGCCTGTGGCCCCCACTGGTGCTGATTGGTATCTACGCCACGTCGCTCTCGGCCTCCATGAGCTCCCTCATCGGGGCCTCCCGCATCCTCCACGCTCTGGCTCAAGATGACCTCTTTG GAGTGATCTTGGCGCCGGCCAAGGTCGTGTCCCGAACAGGGAACCCCTGGGGGGCTGTGCTCTATTCTTGGGGCCTAGTGCAG CTGGTGCTCTTGGCTGGGAAGCTGAACACGCTGGCCGCTGTGGTCACCGTATTCTACTTGGTGGCCTATGCTGCGGTGGACCTGTCCTGTCTGAGCCTGGAGTGGGCCTCAGCCCCTAACTTCCG ccccaccttcAGCCTGTTCTCCTGGCACACCTGCTTGCTGGGGGTGGCCTCCTGTCTGCTCATGATGTTCCTCATCAGCCCCGGGGCCGCCGGCGGCTCACTGCTTCTCATGGGCCTTCTTTCCGCCCTGCTCACTGCTCGAGGAGGCCCCAGTAGCTGGGGCTACGTCAGCCAGGCCTTGCTTTTCCACCAG GTACGTAAATACCTGCTCCGGCTGGATGTCCGGAAGGACCACGTGAAGTTCTGGCGGCCCCAGCTGCTGCTACTGGTGGGGAACCCCCGGGGCGCCCTGCCTCTGCTGCGGTTGGCCAACCAGCTCAAGAAGGGGGGCCTCTATGTCCTGGGCCACGTCACCCTGGGAGACCTTG ACTGCCTGCCCTCGGACCCTGTGCAGCCCCAGTACGGGGCATGGCTCAGCCTGGTGGACAGAGCCCAAGTGAAGGCCTTCGTGGACCTCACCCTCTCGCCCTCTGTGCGCCAGGGAGCTCAGCATCTGTTGCGGATCTCGGGCCTTG gtGGTATGAAGCCCAACACGTTGGTCCTGGGTTTCTACGATGATGCTGCACCCCAGGACCACTTCCTGACAGACCCTGCTTTCTCGGAGGCTGCTGATGGCACCCAGGAGGGTGGGTCCCCAGCCCTGAGCACCCTGTTCCCTCCACCCCGGGCTCCCGGGAGCCCCCGGGCTCTCAGTCCCCAGGACTATGTGGCCACGGTGGCAGACGCCCTCAAGATGAACAAGAATGTGGTTCTGGCCCGGGCCTGTGGGGCCCTGCCCCCTGAGCGGCTGAGCCGGGGGTCTGGGGGCACCTCCCAGCCGCATCATGTGGATGTGTGGCCCCTCAACCTGCTGCGGCCCCGGGGCGGGCCCGGCTATGTGGACGTGTGCGGCCTTTTCCTACTGCAGATGGCAACCATCTtgggcatggtgcctgcttggcaCAGTGCCCGGCTCCGGATCTTCTTGTGCCTGGGGCCTCGAGAGGCCCCCGGGGCGGCCGAGGGGCGGCTGCGGGCACTGCTGAGCCAGCTGAGAATCAGGGCTGAAGTACAGGAGGTGGTGTGGGGCGAGGGGGCTGGgtctggggagcctggggaggaggaggaaggggacttTGTGAATGGCAGGCGGGGAGATGCCGAGGCAGAGGCCCTGGCAGGCAGCGCCAACGCCCTGGTTCGGGCCCAGCAGGGGCGCAGCAGAGGAGAAGGGCCCAGTGGGCCTGAGGGTGGGGATGGCGAGGGCGGGCCTGCCACGGCCCTCACTTTCCTGTACCTGCCTCGGCCGCCAGCTGATCCTGCCCGCTACACTCGATACCTGGCGCTGCTGGAGATTCTGACCCGTGACCTGGGCCCCACACTGCTCATTCATGGCGTCACCCCGGTCACTTGCACTGATCTCTGA
- the SLC12A9 gene encoding solute carrier family 12 member 9 isoform X1: protein MASENSPLLAYRLLGDEGVAFSANGAGGPGGASARKLSTFLGVVVPTVLSMFSIVVFLRIGFVVGHAGLLQALAMLLVAYFILALTVLSVCAIATNGAVRGGGAYFMISRTLGPEVGGSIGLMFYLANVCGCAVSLLGLVEAVLDVFGADSARSSGLQVLPQGYGWNLLYGSLLLGLVGGVCTLGAGLYARASFLTFLLVSGSLASVLVSFVAVGPRSIPLNPRPGPNGSSLPPQVGHFTGFNSSTLKANLGGGYSKDYTTGAMMNFASVFAVLFNGCTGIMAGANMSGELKDPSRAIPLGTIVAVAYTFFIYTLLFFLSSFTCDRTLLQEDYGFFRAISLWPPLVLIGIYATSLSASMSSLIGASRILHALAQDDLFGVILAPAKVVSRTGNPWGAVLYSWGLVQLVLLAGKLNTLAAVVTVFYLVAYAAVDLSCLSLEWASAPNFRPTFSLFSWHTCLLGVASCLLMMFLISPGAAGGSLLLMGLLSALLTARGGPSSWGYVSQALLFHQVRKYLLRLDVRKDHVKFWRPQLLLLVGNPRGALPLLRLANQLKKGGLYVLGHVTLGDLDCLPSDPVQPQYGAWLSLVDRAQVKAFVDLTLSPSVRQGAQHLLRISGLGGMKPNTLVLGFYDDAAPQDHFLTDPAFSEAADGTQEGGSPALSTLFPPPRAPGSPRALSPQDYVATVADALKMNKNVVLARACGALPPERLSRGSGGTSQPHHVDVWPLNLLRPRGGPGYVDVCGLFLLQMATILGMVPAWHSARLRIFLCLGPREAPGAAEGRLRALLSQLRIRAEVQEVVWGEGAGSGEPGEEEEGDFVNGRRGDAEAEALAGSANALVRAQQGRSRGEGPSGPEGGDGEGGPATALTFLYLPRPPADPARYTRYLALLEILTRDLGPTLLIHGVTPVTCTDL from the exons CACCTTCCTGGGTGTGGTGGTGCCCACGGTCCTGTCCATGTTCAGTATAGTTGTCTTTTTGAGAATTG GGTTCGTGGTGGGCCATGCTGGGCTGCTGCAGGCTTTGGCCATGCTCCTGGTTGCCTACTTCATCCTGGCGCTCACCGTCCTCTCTGTCTGTGCCATCGCCACCAACGGAGCTGTGCGGGGGGGTGGAGCCTACT TCATGATCAGCCGGACCCTGGGGCCTGAGGTTGGGGGCAGCATTGGCCTCATGTTCTACCTAGCTAATGTCTGTGGCTGTGCTGTCTCCCTGCTGGGGCTGGTGGAGGCCGTGCTGGATGTCTTCGGGGCTG ACTCCGCAAGGTCCAGTGGGCTTCAGGTCCTGCCCCAGGGCTACGGCTGGAACCTGCTCTATGGCTCCCTGCTGCTGGGCCTTGTGGGTGGGGTCTGCACACTGGGGGCTGGCCTCTATGCCCGAGCCTCCTTCCTCACATTCCTGCTGGTGTCTGGATCCCTGGCCTCTGTGCTGGTCAGCTTTGTGGCTGTGGGACCTAGGAGCATCCCCTTGAACCCTCGGCCTGGCCCCAATGGCTCCTCCCTGCCGCCCCAGGTTGGCCACTTCACTGGCTTCAACAGCAGCACCCTGAAGGCCAACTTGGGTG GTGGCTACTCCAAGGACTATACCACGGGGGCCATGATGAACTTCGCCAGTGTCTTTGCTgtcctttttaatggctgcacgGGCATCATGGCGGGGGCCAACATGTCAG ggGAGCTGAAGGACCCCAGCCGGGCCATTCCCCTGGGCACCATTGTCGCTGTCGCCTACACCTTCTTCATCTACAccctgcttttcttcctctccagctTCACCTGTGACAG GACCTTGCTGCAGGAGGACTATGGGTTCTTCCGCGCCATCAGCCTGTGGCCCCCACTGGTGCTGATTGGTATCTACGCCACGTCGCTCTCGGCCTCCATGAGCTCCCTCATCGGGGCCTCCCGCATCCTCCACGCTCTGGCTCAAGATGACCTCTTTG GAGTGATCTTGGCGCCGGCCAAGGTCGTGTCCCGAACAGGGAACCCCTGGGGGGCTGTGCTCTATTCTTGGGGCCTAGTGCAG CTGGTGCTCTTGGCTGGGAAGCTGAACACGCTGGCCGCTGTGGTCACCGTATTCTACTTGGTGGCCTATGCTGCGGTGGACCTGTCCTGTCTGAGCCTGGAGTGGGCCTCAGCCCCTAACTTCCG ccccaccttcAGCCTGTTCTCCTGGCACACCTGCTTGCTGGGGGTGGCCTCCTGTCTGCTCATGATGTTCCTCATCAGCCCCGGGGCCGCCGGCGGCTCACTGCTTCTCATGGGCCTTCTTTCCGCCCTGCTCACTGCTCGAGGAGGCCCCAGTAGCTGGGGCTACGTCAGCCAGGCCTTGCTTTTCCACCAG GTACGTAAATACCTGCTCCGGCTGGATGTCCGGAAGGACCACGTGAAGTTCTGGCGGCCCCAGCTGCTGCTACTGGTGGGGAACCCCCGGGGCGCCCTGCCTCTGCTGCGGTTGGCCAACCAGCTCAAGAAGGGGGGCCTCTATGTCCTGGGCCACGTCACCCTGGGAGACCTTG ACTGCCTGCCCTCGGACCCTGTGCAGCCCCAGTACGGGGCATGGCTCAGCCTGGTGGACAGAGCCCAAGTGAAGGCCTTCGTGGACCTCACCCTCTCGCCCTCTGTGCGCCAGGGAGCTCAGCATCTGTTGCGGATCTCGGGCCTTG gtGGTATGAAGCCCAACACGTTGGTCCTGGGTTTCTACGATGATGCTGCACCCCAGGACCACTTCCTGACAGACCCTGCTTTCTCGGAGGCTGCTGATGGCACCCAGGAGGGTGGGTCCCCAGCCCTGAGCACCCTGTTCCCTCCACCCCGGGCTCCCGGGAGCCCCCGGGCTCTCAGTCCCCAGGACTATGTGGCCACGGTGGCAGACGCCCTCAAGATGAACAAGAATGTGGTTCTGGCCCGGGCCTGTGGGGCCCTGCCCCCTGAGCGGCTGAGCCGGGGGTCTGGGGGCACCTCCCAGCCGCATCATGTGGATGTGTGGCCCCTCAACCTGCTGCGGCCCCGGGGCGGGCCCGGCTATGTGGACGTGTGCGGCCTTTTCCTACTGCAGATGGCAACCATCTtgggcatggtgcctgcttggcaCAGTGCCCGGCTCCGGATCTTCTTGTGCCTGGGGCCTCGAGAGGCCCCCGGGGCGGCCGAGGGGCGGCTGCGGGCACTGCTGAGCCAGCTGAGAATCAGGGCTGAAGTACAGGAGGTGGTGTGGGGCGAGGGGGCTGGgtctggggagcctggggaggaggaggaaggggacttTGTGAATGGCAGGCGGGGAGATGCCGAGGCAGAGGCCCTGGCAGGCAGCGCCAACGCCCTGGTTCGGGCCCAGCAGGGGCGCAGCAGAGGAGAAGGGCCCAGTGGGCCTGAGGGTGGGGATGGCGAGGGCGGGCCTGCCACGGCCCTCACTTTCCTGTACCTGCCTCGGCCGCCAGCTGATCCTGCCCGCTACACTCGATACCTGGCGCTGCTGGAGATTCTGACCCGTGACCTGGGCCCCACACTGCTCATTCATGGCGTCACCCCGGTCACTTGCACTGATCTCTGA